The Verrucomicrobiota bacterium DNA segment TCTGGCAACTCGGTGACCTTGTAAGTCCCGTCCTTGAACACGAGCAGTACCTTGTCGAACTTCGTGCACTCGACCTTGAACTCCTCGCCGCTGACTTTGTAGCCCACGTAGCCACTCTCGCGGTCGTAGGCAACCTTGAACGCCTTGAACGCCACGGCCTTCGCGTCCACTTCCTCATGGCGGCTGCTCTTGGTCGTGAGGCGCGGATACTGTGGACCGTATTTCTCCAGCAATGCTTCGAGATGGCCGATGACGTAGCGCGTGAGGTTTTTGAGATTGTTGCGCGTTTCGGCGAGGTCGGCTTTGACCTTCTCCATCTCCTGCCGGTGCTGGTTGATATCGAAGAGCGAGATGCGACGGATGCGAACTTGCAGCAACCTCTCCACATCCGGGTCGGTAATCTCGCGCACGAGTTGGCGTTTGAACGGCTTGAAGCCGTCATACACCGCCTTGGTCACGGCCTCGCTCGTTTTGCACTTCTCGATCAATTTGTAAATGCGTTCCTCGATGAAGATGCGTTCCAACGTCCGATAGTGCAGTTCGTCCTGGAGCTTCTGCTCCTTGAGTTCGAGCTCGCGCTTCAGCGTTTCAACTAATTGCGCCGTGTTCTCGCGTAGCACCTCGCTGACGGTCAACTCGACCGGCCGGCTATTCTTGATGACGACGATGCGGCTGGCAATCGTCACCTCGCAATCCGTGAAAGCGTAGAGCGCATCCACCAACTTCTCCGCGTCCACGCCGGACGGGCATTTGATTTCGATCTCAACGTTCTCGGACGTGAAGTCGTTGATGGATTTGACCTTGAGTTTGCCCTTCTGCGTCGCGTTTTCGATGGACGCAATGAGCGAATCGGTCGTGGTCGTGGGCGGGATTTCTTTGATGACTACAGTGGACTCGTCCTTGGTTTTGATCTTGGCGCGCACCTTCACGCTGCCCGTGCCGTCCTTGTATTCGCGCGCATCCATCAAGCCGCCTGTCGGGAAATCCGGCAGACACTTGAACGGCTGCTTCTTGAGAATCGCGATCTGTGCCTCGAGCAACTCGGGGAAATTGTGCGGCAAAATCCGCGCGGCCAATCCGACCGCAATGCCTTCCGTGCCG contains these protein-coding regions:
- a CDS encoding DNA topoisomerase IV subunit A gives rise to the protein MNPAKKKKDSNQPELPIERAKPAPTDVKPAESKRGKARASANGNGAQHVVAEAVEAIAHRPFNPKKLEAGLHTRVDRGFLDYASYVIRDRAIPNLADGLKPVQRRILWALHEKDDGRFIKVANVVGHTMQYHPHGDASIGDALVVLANKRYLIEGQGNFGNIFTGDPPAAPRYIECRLTELARPELFNDEITGFVPSYDGRNKEPVALPSKLPLTLMLGTEGIAVGLAARILPHNFPELLEAQIAILKKQPFKCLPDFPTGGLMDAREYKDGTGSVKVRAKIKTKDESTVVIKEIPPTTTTDSLIASIENATQKGKLKVKSINDFTSENVEIEIKCPSGVDAEKLVDALYAFTDCEVTIASRIVVIKNSRPVELTVSEVLRENTAQLVETLKRELELKEQKLQDELHYRTLERIFIEERIYKLIEKCKTSEAVTKAVYDGFKPFKRQLVREITDPDVERLLQVRIRRISLFDINQHRQEMEKVKADLAETRNNLKNLTRYVIGHLEALLEKYGPQYPRLTTKSSRHEEVDAKAVAFKAFKVAYDRESGYVGYKVSGEEFKVECTKFDKVLLVFKDGTYKVTELPEKLFVGPELFYCGLPDRETVFTCAYTDRKASYLKRFKFGGTILNKAYLCIPDKSRILFFAPDTPKLLYVRYKPAPHQKISQQTCDPKQIEVKSPKTRGRMISIKDISSVTAEPTRGWDEKATTTEIVFA